CGGGCACTTGAGAGACGAAATTGAAAAGGCGAAGGTCCTTGACGGGAGAAAGTTACCCCAAAACGTGATAACAATGAACTCTAAGGCTTTAATCTCAATCAATGGCAACGAAGAAGAGGTTACCTTAGTCTATCCGCAAGATGCGGATCTGATCGAAAACAAAATTTCGATTCTTTCCCCAATCGGTACCGCCATCTTAGGTTATAGCGAGGGTGATACAATCCAATGGTCTGTTCCCTCGGGTATGACAGAAATACATATCAAGGAAGTTCTTTACCAGCCAGAAGCCGCAGGTGATCTGCACCTGTAGGATTACTGCAAAACAGAGCTTGAAGCACTCTTCCCGATCGTATCGGGGCAGGTATCTCAAGCTCTCTTTTCTTTTTGATTCTTATCGATTATTTGTATTCATAGGTTCACTCGCTTCAGCGACTTTTTGGAAATATTTAAAGAAATTACACATTCTTGTGTCTTTGAATTTTTTTCGTTGTGGTTTTGATAAATTCGTCTTTCCGTACAGCAATGTTTCTGATGCGCTTGTATATGGGAAGCTTCTCATTGATCTCTGAAATGACTCGTTTAATCAGCGACTGAACTTCTTCTTCCCCAAAACCTTCTCCAAATTCCTCATAAATGACCTCATAATTGGGTCTGACCTGTGCACTGACCAGAGTATCCTCATTGTCATCATCTTCATAGCCGTGAACCAGGCTCTCCTGAATGTATTTATTACGGTTAATGTAATATTCTACTTCTTCAGGATAGATATTCTTTCCGTTTTTGGTTACGATAACGTTCTTCTTCCTGCCTGTAATATAGAGCCAGCCCGCATCGTCTAAAAATCCAAGATCTCCAGTGTGGAACCAGCCGTCACGAATTACTTCTGCAGTTTTTTCCGGCAGATTGTAATATCCCAGCATAACATTTGGTCCTCTGTATATGATTTCACCAATTCCATCTTCATCCTTGTCGATGATTCTGATCTCACCGCTTGCGACGGCTGGCCCTACGGAGCCTGCCTTCTTTGAATCATAGAAATCAGGGGTTCCTGAAACCAAGGGCGCACATTCTGTGAGACCGTAGCCTTGCAGCATTTTCAGACCTAGATCGTCATATCCCCGCAGAACATTCGGATCAATTCCTGCTGCTCCTGATATCAGCAGCCTCAATTTCCCTCCAAACTTCTCGTGGATACTCTTAAACAGTTTTCGGCTTGCATCCATGCCCAGCGATTTCATGGTTTTATTGAATTTAATCGCCTTTTTCAGGGTCTTGGCTTTTCCTGTTTTTTCTGCTTGTTTCCAGATTTTATCATAGATGGATTCAAAGATGAGCGGAACGCCAATGAGCACAGTGGCCTGCGCTTCTACCAAGTTCTTATTTACATATTTAAGCCCCTCACAGAACGCGGTAGAGGCTCCCCGATACAAAATAAGGGACATACCCATTGTCGATTCAAATGTATGATGGATCGGAAGGATGGATAACGTCCGATCCTCCGGTGTGATGAGAGCAATTTTACAGGTATCCATTACGTTTACTGCAATATTGCGATGACTGAGCATAACACCTTTTGCAGCATCCGTTGTTCCCGATGTGAACAGAATTATTTTCATTTCGTCAGGATCAATAATACTGTCGATAAAGCTCAAGTCGCCGCCACGAACCAATGCCTCGCCCGATGCCACCAGGTCTTCCCAGTTACAAATACTGCCTTTCACCGGCTCAGCGTCAGAAACTTTTAATGGTTCGTTTAGATCAGTCCTATCTCCATAAACCTTCATTCTGATTTTGTAGTCAATCTCGATATCGCTTACGTACTCTTCAAAGCTCTGGGTAAAGAATACTGCTTTACAGTTCGCAGTCCGCAGAAGATTTTGAATTTCTTCTTTTCCCAGTTCCTTATCTAAAGGAACAACAATTCCTGCCCCATTTACTACCGCAAAATAAGATGCAATCCATTCATAACAGTTTTCACCAATTATCGCAATTGCGGCATCCTTGAGTCCCATTGAGATCAACTTCGTTCCGAGCGCATCAACGTCATTCTTGACCTGCGCGTAAGTAATTTCCTCATACGCCCCACCCTTCACTTTCTTCGTCAGAAAGGCGGTTCTGTCTTTATGTTGCTGCGCACTGGAATTCAGCATATCCTTAAGCGATGTTATATTGCTGACTTCATGGTACTTTTCTTTCAGTTTATTTTCCATTTCCTGCTTTGCTCCTCACTAGAATAGTATTACTACATAATAAGGTATGTATTATCATGTTATATATTATATAAGATGATATGCGATATTACTATAATACATGAATTAGAACGACAAGTAAATATAATTTCATCACATAACACCTGGCCTTTATGGATACAAAGATAAAGTATTTCCACTCTTTTACCGGGTATGCTATACTATAAGAAAAAAACAGGAGGTCGTTTTATGACTGCACATATTTACGCTGCGAAAAAAGGAGAAATTGCCGAATCCATCCTCTTGCCCGGAGATCCGCTGAGAGCAAAATTTATCGCAGAGAATTTTTTGGAAAGCCCGAAATGTTATAACGAAATTAGAGGAATGCTGGGTTATACCGGTATCTATAAAGGCGTTCCTGTTTCTGTTCAGGGAACCGGCATGGGTATGCCATCCATGGGAATTTACAGCTGGGAGCTGATTAATGATTACGGAGTACAAAATCTGATCCGTATTGGTTCCGCAGGTTCCTTCCACGAAAAGGTTAAAATCAGAGATATCGTATTTGGGGTGAGCGCTTCAACTGATTCAAACTATATCCATACCTTTGGGGTCAACGGAAACTATGCACCCTGTGCCGATTTCGATCTTTTGATGAAAGCCAAAGACGCAGCGGACAAGCAGGGAATCTCCTTCCATGCCGGAAATATCGTATCCTGCGATGTGTTTTATGAGCAGCAGGAAGGCTGGTGGCAGAAATGGGCCAAGATGGGCGTTCTCGCTGTAGAAATGGAAGCAGCCGCACTCTACATGAATGCAGCATATCTGGGAGCTAAGGCGCTCTGCATCATTACCATCAGCGATCACTTTATCACTTCTGAGCAATCCACTTCGGAGGAAAGAGAAAAGTCCTTCACCGATATGATGAAAATTGCGCTGGAAGCGGCTATCGCTTAAGCAACGATTTACTTTAAGAACCATATTATTTCTTTATAAAGCATCCAAATAAAGCATCTAAAAAGCTGCAGCCTTCGATTTGATCTGTCCTGCAGCTTCTTTTTATATTAGCTCTACAATGAATGGTTGAGTTAACCATTCAAAGATGGGGCTATGACATTTTCCATTGTAATCCGCATTATAGCTTAAAATCAATCTCATGTTCGCTGTCGTCTATCTTGTAATGATCCTCTTCAAAGAGAGAGAGACAAGCAGATACAACCTCGCTGTTATAATATCTGCCCCCATTGGTTCTGATCTCATTCAGCGCCTTTTCAAGCCCAAGAGCCGGCCGATATGGCCGATGCGACATCATGGCTTCCACCACATCTGCAACCATCAAAATCTGTGCCTCCATGGAAATTTCGCTCCCGGAAAGCCCTCTTGGATATCCTGTTCCGTCACATCGTTCATGATGCTGACGAATGGTCTGAGCAATGTTAATTGGGAGGTCGACCTTCATCAGCATTTCATAACCGCTGTCGGAATGGGTTTTAACCATTAACAATTCCAGCTCTGTCAAGGATCCCGGCTTCGATAGAATTTCCGCAGGAATTGCGATTTTCCCAATATCGTGGATATAACCGATCATTCGAATTTCTTCAATAGCCTTTTCATCCAGCATCATCTTTCTTCCGATCTCAGCAGAAAGATTTCCTACCCTTCTCTGATGCCCCGCGGTATAAGGATCCCTTGCCTCAACGACTGAGGAAAGAAGCGATATGATCCCTTGCATTGCTGCTTTCAGCGCATTGGTCTTCTCTTCTACAATGTGCTCCAGTCCCCTTTGATACTTAAGGTTTTGTCGTTCCAGTTCTTCCTTTTCGTCGATCAGTCTCTTAACCTTTTCCGCATGGCGGATGGCTGATATGAAGTTTTCCTTTTTGATTGGTTTGGTCAAATAATCATTTGCACCACTTTGAACAGCTTTAACTGCTGTATCCACCGTAGGTTCACCGGTCATAATAATAATTTGGACGGTCTGAGATTTTTTCCGGATTCGTTCCAACAGTTCAATCCCAGTAATTCTCGGCATGATAATATCTGTCACGATAATATCATAGTTTATTTCATCCATCATCTGGAAGGCTTGGTTTGCATCAACAGCAGTATCGATCTCATAACCTTCCGGTCTAAGAAATTCCGATAGAGTAATTCGCATGCTTTTTTCATCATCAACAATTAAAACCTTAAACATAATTCTCCCTCATAGACTCCAGCCATTGTCGACAGGCAAAATAAGTATAAACTTTGTATAGCAGCCTTCCTTGGTGTCGATGGAAATACTGCCATGGTGATCCTTAACAATACCGAAGCTGATAGAAAGACCCAGCCCAGTTCCTGTTTCTTTGGGTTTGGTTGAAAAGAACGGCTCAAAAATCTTTTCCCGAATATTCTCCGGAACACCGTTTCCGTGGTCTTCAACAATGATTTTCATCCATCTGCGATCCGCTTCAAAAAAGTGAGTACAGGACAGTCGGATAATTTTGTTCTCATCATACTCCTGATACTTTTCATTTAGTGCATCCCTGGCGTTTGTCATCAAATTCATAAGGACCTGCTGGATTTGCTGACTCCGGCATTTAATATCCGGCAAATGGTCTTCAAGATCCACTTCCAGTGTAATTTGATCCCGTTTCACAACTGTGTTGATGAGAGAAATCGTCTGATTAATAATGTCATATATGCTGGCATAACTATGGGATTGCTTTTCCTGCCTGGAAAACTGAAGCAGGTTTTTCACAATGGTGGCCACGCGATCGGTCTCCTGCAGAATTTCACCTGCATACTGAGAGATGGACTCATTTTGAGATTCTGAAAGATCTAAAATCAACTGTGCATAATTCATGATACCGTTGATTGGATTATTAATTTCATGGGCAACACCTCCTGCCAAAGTGCCAATGGCTTCCAGCTTCTGTTGCTGCCGCAGCTGTGCTTCTACTTCGTTCTTTGCATGCTCCAGCCGTTTTCTTTCCGTAATATCTCTGGCGAACACAAGAGCTCCGTCCAAACTTCTATAGTGCAGCGGAACCGCCGTGACATCCACATCTACAGAAGTTCCATCGAGCTTTATAAAAACTTCCTCATTGGGCGGAACCGCCTTCTTTTCCTCATTTAACTGGTGAATTCTTTCATTGATGATTGCATGGTACTCTGGATGAAACCGCTCCATGACAGAAGCCCCGATCAATTCAGCTTCAGATTCTGCACCGAACAAGGAAACAGCAAACCGGTTTAAAAATGAAAATTTGCCATCTGTCTGGATAAAGATTGCTTCCGGTGCACTTTCAATTAATAGGCGAAATCGTTCCTCGCTTTCCTGCAGGGCCTTTGTTGCAGCCGCGCTTTCGGATATGTCATGGACTATGGAATAATTGATTTGCTTTCCATTGATCATCAGTGGCCCGCTGTATACTTCCACATCAATTTCCTTTTCAGATGCGGTTTTGTGCCGAAAGAAAAAGTGGTTCTGTTTTAAAGCTATAGAGTGATTCAAATTTTCTTTTACTTCAGCTTCGCTCAACGTATTAATCTCGCTGATCTTCATCTTCTTGAGCGTTTCAAGGGGCCAGCCATAAAATTCAACTGCAGCGGGATTTGCATCCACAATATCGGCAGTTTCTGGATCAATAAGAAGCATTACCGCATAATTACTATTGAAGATACTAGCATATCGTCCCTCAGCTTCATCGATCATCATTCGTGCTTCTTTTCGATACTTTTGATGAAAAAGAATTGTACTCAACAGAACCGTTACGAATGGATAAAGAACCATGATTGGCAAGCTGACCTCCGTCAAAACCTCAAGAGGCTGAGGCCAGGGCAATATGAAAACACAAGAAAGCATTGCGATATGAAGAATCACTCCAAAAAGATAGATATGAATCCACTTCCATTTCTTTTTGTCCGAAAAATTGAATTGACGCCAAAGGATGCCGATCAGACAGGAGGAAATAATGATTGCACAACCCGCCAGTACTCCGGCTCCGCCGATATAGATCCGGTAGAGAATCAGCATAAAACCTGCAATTACAGAAGGGACAGCGCCAAAGGTTAAGGCGGTAACACCAAGGAGAATAGAGCGGGTATCAAAGAGTATGCCGCTTTTCAGATGGAGGGGAACACTCATGATTGCCAGACCGATTAGACCGATAAGAAGCCCATTGATTAGAGGAACAGACCGTTTCCAACGATCGTTGAGTAAGTAAGAAAATTCATAAATTACAATCAAGGCCATAAGAAGTGCAGAATTATTGATCAAACCCACAAATAGATTCGTATTCATCTAGATACCCCCTGGTTTACTGCGACGATAATCTGTGATTCTACTGTCTTTATCCCCTGTGTGCTATATAACTATAAAATACTCTTTTTTTCGACAAAATGCAAGAATTTTGAACAATATCGTTTTCTTTACATTTTTCCATATATCCCCATGGGGTTGTCCTACTCAGACACATAATCATTTACAATTCTTTGCCTGTGGTCTCAGGTGGCTTATCGACAAGTCTTAGCTTCTAATTATCTGCAGGCTATCATAGATCACCAATTATGGAACTAGCTAATTTATGTGCGCGGTATTAGCCTGATAATGCGATCATCTTCCGGTCTGGGCACACCTCCCCTGCCATCCCGATTGCTGGTGGAGATGTAGATAGACCCATCGTCAGCTTGAATCACATCTCTAAGCCGACCATATTCTCTTTGGAGCCATGGCTCGATTCCTTGAACTGCAGTGCCGTCTTCCGATAGTAAAATGGACATCAGCTTTTGTCCGCGAAGCGTTGCAACCAGTAAGCGGTTCTGCCACGGCCCTTGATCAAGATAAGCGATCCCGGATGGGGCCCAAGTCTCGGTTCCAGTATTTACAAGGGGTTTTTGAACGATGAGTTCATTGGATTCTTCATCACCGGTTACAAGGGGCCAACCGTAGTTGCCTCCTGGAATGATCAAGTTGATTTCATCCCGGGCTTCTGAACCGTGATCTGATGCGTACATTACATTATTTGCTGAATCCCAGGCCAATCCCTGAGGATTTCGCAGACCATAGCTGTATACAGGTGACCCAGGATAGGGATTGTCTGCCGGAATTCTGCCGTCAAGCTCAATGCGAAGGATCTTGCCGGCAGTACTTGATAAGTTCTGCGGAAAAGAGGTATTCCCAGCATCCCCCGTGGAAATATAAAGCTTCCCATCTGGTCCGATCTTGATCCTGCCTCCGTTATGAACAAGGCCTCCGGGAATTCTATCGATGAGAACCTGATCGATAAAGGCTCTGTTATTCTGCTCAATCAAGCGAACAACACGGTTATAGATTTGATTGTCCTCTGAATAAGAATGCATGACGTAGATAAAATGATTTTCCAAGAAGTCAGGATCCAGCACGATGCCCAACAGCCCACCTTCCCCCTCACTGATAAAAGGTGCCTGAAACGTCATAATCGGCTCTGGATAAAGCACTCCATTCTGGATCATTCTCAGAGTCCCCGGCCGTTCCGTAAAATAGATTCTTCCGTCCTGACTGATGTCCATTGCCCATGGAACATTTAGATCCTCGGCGATGACCTGGACTTCAAAGGGAAATCCCTCCTGAGAACCTGATGGTGAACTTACCTCTGCAGCGAAAGGGGTATTTATATAGGGAGATATCATTCTTTTTTCATGCATCTCCAGCTTACTCTTGGTTTGAATCCTTAGGAATTCTGGTCTACGAAATTCCCGTCTCTTTTTTCCGATTAGAAAAAGAGAATTGATGTTGAATTTACCCCCGGACATATTCTGCTCTCCATTCCTTATAAATTCAATCTATGCTCCCTTTCCATGATATTATTTAAGTTGGTGTTTCATGACGGTTATACTAATTTCTTATTCTTGCTTTTTTACTCCACAGTAGGATAATGATCAGGATGATTCCTGCAAGAAGGAATGGCCAGAACATTGCTATAAAGAAAGGCACATATCGAAGACCATCCAAAGATTTCTCTACCTTATCAAGAGATGTAATCTGTTCCTTATGATACAAGGTGAAAAGAAGCTCATCCTCCGGCAAACCATCAAGTACCGTGATGTATCTTCTTTCTCCATCCAAAGTAAGAGGCAGAGAACTTTCGATCACAAACGGTGCCTTCTCCGGTGTGCGAATTTCCAGTTCCAGCTCACCAAAGGACTTCCAATGTTTGGCCGGGCTCAGCAAGTATGTATAGTGATACTGGGGAGAGCTTGTCTCACGGCGATCCATGGTTCCGCCAGTCAAGTACCCTACGCGTATCGTTCGTTCAGAACCCGCAGGGAAGTCAACGGAATAAAGCAGTGTTATAACTCGATCTTCATGAGAAGCAGAAAGAGCTTCGTCCAGCAAGCTGTACCCAGCAACAAGTCCATCACTCCAAATTCTGCTTAGGTAAAGATTCAGCAGCTGGGTCTCATCTACTGCCGTTGTGATTTCCCTCCTGAGATCCCGATGGATTTCATCCATCAGATATTTCCGTGGGTCAACACTGCTGACTTCCTCCTCGAAATAAAAGTCAGCAGGGTCAGCTTTTACGCCATCTTCAGTCAAAACCTCTGTTTCCAGGTGGATCGCTTCACCCAAGACGAGCACTTCCACCACCTTCTCTTTATCTTTATAAAGCCCGGCACCAATGGAAGAGCCCTTCCCCTCAGTGTAACTCGCCATATTAAAATTTTTCCCAATTAACCTAGTTTGTTTCGGGTCGGCATTAAAAATCACTTCGAATCGCAGATTTTCCTCTTTGGCTGGTTTGATCCGGTAGCGAACAAGCTGGGCCTTCTGATTCAAATCAAATCCCGGCAGCTCATATTCCGCAGTGGAGATATGAAAACCACCGTAACGAAAATGCGCATCAGAATCATATTTGTGTTCAGCAGCCTCCATAGCCGGATAAACCTCGTAGGATACCCTGCTGCCGTCAGTTTCAACAATCAGATCCTTCACAGAGAGCTCTGCCAGACTGGAAACCAGTGAAAAAGCCATCTGCACCCTCTGGTCAGCATTAGAGGAATTCATCATCTGATATTCTGCGGTTACCGCCGCTGTTGGCGAAAAGCCAAATTGCTCTTGCCTAATACTGTTATAATCAAAAATCAGTTTTTCCCTTTTCACTTCAATTGGTGATGCTTCATCCACAAGAAGTACTTCTGAATAGGGATATCCCTCCCAATAGGTGGGGGCTGAGTTTGCAGACGCCGCTGCCGACTGCATCAATATCAAAGTGATTACCAATATAATTGTTCTGAATCTCAATTTAATCATCAAGTACCTCTTTCTCCCTTTAACCCTATACCAAACCCATTATTTTAATTCTATAGGAATTATTTTACTTTCGCAAGTTGAAAAGCCCCTCACCTATTGGTGAAGGGCTTGAAAGAAGCTCTACTTACTCCCAGCGGAAAAAACGAATTGAGATTCCAGTACAGATGACTGCAATGGATAACATGATGACAATTGGCAGGAACACTTCTCCCGCCTGCAATCCCAGCGACATCGCCTTCAGCAGTTTGATCCCCTGAGTAAGGGGCATGAGGTCAGCCAGGTTCTGCATTACACGCGGCATTACTTCATAAGGCAGGGTAGCACCGGAAAATATCAACATCGGAAAATACAGGATGCTTGCTATCATTCCAGCGGTCTTTGTATTGGGCGCCAGTCCTCCCACCATCAGTCCGATGCTGAACATAGAAACCATCACAAGAAAGTATGCTGCCAGAAAAAGCGGCCATGACCCCCCCAGACGATATCCAAAAAAAATTGCTGCTGTCCCGTATACCAGTAAAAGCGAGCAGATAGAATACAGCGCATAAACTACTGTTTCAACAGCCAAGATTAATCCTGGCCGAACAGGTGTCACCTTCAGTCTCTTTAAAATTTTCTTGTTGCGATAATCTGAAATTACCAGCGGAAGACCCATAACACCTCCGGCACAGACTGCAATGGTCGAAACAGCGCCAAAGGATTGTGCCAGAAAACTGTAGGAAGCTCCTTCAAATGCAGGCCTGCTCCCAAATACCGCCCCCAAAATGATGGTTACTGCTATGGGCATTAGGATTGCAAAGATTACCATATCCATGCCTCGCAGTGACAGTTTGCATTCAATTTTTAGAAGTGTCTTAAAGGCTTTCATGATACCGTTCCTCCTTTTCATTTGATCCCTCATCATCGGTATACCATAGATACGCATCTTCCAGATTTTCTGCGGGACTTGCTTCTATCGCCTGTTTAACCGTGCCGGAAAATACCGTCCTGCCTTGTTTCAAGATCAGGATTGTATCACAAAGGATTTCTACTTCATCCATAAAATGTGATGTAAGCAGGATTGTTAGACCTTTTTCCTTCATCCCCTCCAGGTATTTCCAAACTTCACGTCTCGCTTTTGCATCAAGACCAGTGGTAAGCTCGTCCAGAAAAATCACCTCCGGTTCTGGAATCAGTGCCAGCACAATGAACAGTCGCTGTCGCTGTCCTCCGGAAAGTTCACTGACGCAGCTTTTTTTCTTATCAGACAGTCCAAATTGCATGAGCAGTTTTTCATAATTGGCTGGTTGACGGTATAATGCAGCTGTCACTTCGCACAGTTCTCTCACCGTAATCTTTTCCTGATAAGCAGATTCCTGAAATTGAACGCCGACCCTTTCAAAGAGCTTTCTTCGTTCTTTCACCGGATTCATACCGAGAACCTCAACCATTCCTGCCTCAAATGCCTTTGTTCCCAGCACACATTCAATGGCTGTTGTTTTTCCCGCGCCATTTGCTCCGAGGAGACCGAAAATTTGTCCCCTATAAGCTGTGAGGCTGAGTTCATTTACAACGTTTACCCCGTTGTAAGACTTCTTCAGACCTTTCGCTTGAATCGTTATACATTCTTCTTTCATATGTCATTCCTCCTTTTCAAAAAGAATAACACCAGTGCGAAGTCTGGTGTTTAAATGGAGGGTTATATTATTTTAGCAGCCGCTTCATGCGCTCCAGTTGACGAAGCATTTCTAATCCATTGGCTTCTGCCCGACCCAAAGAGGTGAGCAGTTCATCACAAACAGAGACAATCTCTTCATCCCTTCTCGGTGTATTGATTTCCTTATAAACATCCGCCTTGGGATTTGCGGAAAGTGCGGTTAGCATTCTCAGGATCGATGCCAAGGAATAGTTAGCGCAGCGAAGTGCTTTAATAATTTTAAGCCTTCTCACATCTTCACTCCCATAAACCCGATAGCCGTTTCTCTTTCTTTTCACCGTCAAAAGTCCATTCATTTCCCAGTTTCTCAGAGAATCCATGGAAACTTCCAAACGTTCCGCAGTCTGCTTCCTGTTCCATAACGCGCTTTCTTCCATCTGGACATCTTCTTTCCCAGGAATAAAGGCCAGATTTTGTGTAACAATGTCAATGGCTTCTTCCGCGTTTTTCCGCTCTTTTCTGACCTGATCCAAATATGAGTGCGCAAGGGACTCCGCTTTACTAAGGTCTTTCTGTGCAGCGGCTTTTATTATTTCGATCGCTGATTTTCGAAGTCCATTTTGTAGAACCTCAACTTTTAATGCAATTCTGGCAAGCTTAATTTGTTCGAGGTGAAAGTCATTAAAAACTCGGTACCCATTTGCTTTTCTTTCTGCCTCAGGAATCAATTGCAAAGCCTCATAAAGCCGCACTGTATTGGGATGAATTCCTGTCAGTCTGGCTATTTCAGAAGTTTTGTAGTTGTTCACAATACCGTTCACCTCCCATAAAAATGTTTT
This genomic window from Clostridiales bacterium contains:
- a CDS encoding nucleoside diphosphate kinase regulator, yielding MSRQIYITENDKNKLKKLIVNAVLEGLQSDKSFGHLRDEIEKAKVLDGRKLPQNVITMNSKALISINGNEEEVTLVYPQDADLIENKISILSPIGTAILGYSEGDTIQWSVPSGMTEIHIKEVLYQPEAAGDLHL
- a CDS encoding AMP-binding protein, with product MENKLKEKYHEVSNITSLKDMLNSSAQQHKDRTAFLTKKVKGGAYEEITYAQVKNDVDALGTKLISMGLKDAAIAIIGENCYEWIASYFAVVNGAGIVVPLDKELGKEEIQNLLRTANCKAVFFTQSFEEYVSDIEIDYKIRMKVYGDRTDLNEPLKVSDAEPVKGSICNWEDLVASGEALVRGGDLSFIDSIIDPDEMKIILFTSGTTDAAKGVMLSHRNIAVNVMDTCKIALITPEDRTLSILPIHHTFESTMGMSLILYRGASTAFCEGLKYVNKNLVEAQATVLIGVPLIFESIYDKIWKQAEKTGKAKTLKKAIKFNKTMKSLGMDASRKLFKSIHEKFGGKLRLLISGAAGIDPNVLRGYDDLGLKMLQGYGLTECAPLVSGTPDFYDSKKAGSVGPAVASGEIRIIDKDEDGIGEIIYRGPNVMLGYYNLPEKTAEVIRDGWFHTGDLGFLDDAGWLYITGRKKNVIVTKNGKNIYPEEVEYYINRNKYIQESLVHGYEDDDNEDTLVSAQVRPNYEVIYEEFGEGFGEEEVQSLIKRVISEINEKLPIYKRIRNIAVRKDEFIKTTTKKIQRHKNV
- the deoD gene encoding purine-nucleoside phosphorylase — its product is MTAHIYAAKKGEIAESILLPGDPLRAKFIAENFLESPKCYNEIRGMLGYTGIYKGVPVSVQGTGMGMPSMGIYSWELINDYGVQNLIRIGSAGSFHEKVKIRDIVFGVSASTDSNYIHTFGVNGNYAPCADFDLLMKAKDAADKQGISFHAGNIVSCDVFYEQQEGWWQKWAKMGVLAVEMEAAALYMNAAYLGAKALCIITISDHFITSEQSTSEEREKSFTDMMKIALEAAIA
- a CDS encoding response regulator, with amino-acid sequence MFKVLIVDDEKSMRITLSEFLRPEGYEIDTAVDANQAFQMMDEINYDIIVTDIIMPRITGIELLERIRKKSQTVQIIIMTGEPTVDTAVKAVQSGANDYLTKPIKKENFISAIRHAEKVKRLIDEKEELERQNLKYQRGLEHIVEEKTNALKAAMQGIISLLSSVVEARDPYTAGHQRRVGNLSAEIGRKMMLDEKAIEEIRMIGYIHDIGKIAIPAEILSKPGSLTELELLMVKTHSDSGYEMLMKVDLPINIAQTIRQHHERCDGTGYPRGLSGSEISMEAQILMVADVVEAMMSHRPYRPALGLEKALNEIRTNGGRYYNSEVVSACLSLFEEDHYKIDDSEHEIDFKL
- a CDS encoding PAS domain S-box protein, encoding MNTNLFVGLINNSALLMALIVIYEFSYLLNDRWKRSVPLINGLLIGLIGLAIMSVPLHLKSGILFDTRSILLGVTALTFGAVPSVIAGFMLILYRIYIGGAGVLAGCAIIISSCLIGILWRQFNFSDKKKWKWIHIYLFGVILHIAMLSCVFILPWPQPLEVLTEVSLPIMVLYPFVTVLLSTILFHQKYRKEARMMIDEAEGRYASIFNSNYAVMLLIDPETADIVDANPAAVEFYGWPLETLKKMKISEINTLSEAEVKENLNHSIALKQNHFFFRHKTASEKEIDVEVYSGPLMINGKQINYSIVHDISESAAATKALQESEERFRLLIESAPEAIFIQTDGKFSFLNRFAVSLFGAESEAELIGASVMERFHPEYHAIINERIHQLNEEKKAVPPNEEVFIKLDGTSVDVDVTAVPLHYRSLDGALVFARDITERKRLEHAKNEVEAQLRQQQKLEAIGTLAGGVAHEINNPINGIMNYAQLILDLSESQNESISQYAGEILQETDRVATIVKNLLQFSRQEKQSHSYASIYDIINQTISLINTVVKRDQITLEVDLEDHLPDIKCRSQQIQQVLMNLMTNARDALNEKYQEYDENKIIRLSCTHFFEADRRWMKIIVEDHGNGVPENIREKIFEPFFSTKPKETGTGLGLSISFGIVKDHHGSISIDTKEGCYTKFILILPVDNGWSL
- a CDS encoding PQQ-dependent sugar dehydrogenase, with protein sequence MHEKRMISPYINTPFAAEVSSPSGSQEGFPFEVQVIAEDLNVPWAMDISQDGRIYFTERPGTLRMIQNGVLYPEPIMTFQAPFISEGEGGLLGIVLDPDFLENHFIYVMHSYSEDNQIYNRVVRLIEQNNRAFIDQVLIDRIPGGLVHNGGRIKIGPDGKLYISTGDAGNTSFPQNLSSTAGKILRIELDGRIPADNPYPGSPVYSYGLRNPQGLAWDSANNVMYASDHGSEARDEINLIIPGGNYGWPLVTGDEESNELIVQKPLVNTGTETWAPSGIAYLDQGPWQNRLLVATLRGQKLMSILLSEDGTAVQGIEPWLQREYGRLRDVIQADDGSIYISTSNRDGRGGVPRPEDDRIIRLIPRT
- a CDS encoding ABC transporter permease, which produces MKAFKTLLKIECKLSLRGMDMVIFAILMPIAVTIILGAVFGSRPAFEGASYSFLAQSFGAVSTIAVCAGGVMGLPLVISDYRNKKILKRLKVTPVRPGLILAVETVVYALYSICSLLLVYGTAAIFFGYRLGGSWPLFLAAYFLVMVSMFSIGLMVGGLAPNTKTAGMIASILYFPMLIFSGATLPYEVMPRVMQNLADLMPLTQGIKLLKAMSLGLQAGEVFLPIVIMLSIAVICTGISIRFFRWE
- a CDS encoding ABC transporter ATP-binding protein, encoding MKEECITIQAKGLKKSYNGVNVVNELSLTAYRGQIFGLLGANGAGKTTAIECVLGTKAFEAGMVEVLGMNPVKERRKLFERVGVQFQESAYQEKITVRELCEVTAALYRQPANYEKLLMQFGLSDKKKSCVSELSGGQRQRLFIVLALIPEPEVIFLDELTTGLDAKARREVWKYLEGMKEKGLTILLTSHFMDEVEILCDTILILKQGRTVFSGTVKQAIEASPAENLEDAYLWYTDDEGSNEKEERYHESL
- a CDS encoding MerR family transcriptional regulator, with translation MNNYKTSEIARLTGIHPNTVRLYEALQLIPEAERKANGYRVFNDFHLEQIKLARIALKVEVLQNGLRKSAIEIIKAAAQKDLSKAESLAHSYLDQVRKERKNAEEAIDIVTQNLAFIPGKEDVQMEESALWNRKQTAERLEVSMDSLRNWEMNGLLTVKRKRNGYRVYGSEDVRRLKIIKALRCANYSLASILRMLTALSANPKADVYKEINTPRRDEEIVSVCDELLTSLGRAEANGLEMLRQLERMKRLLK